The following proteins are co-located in the Vidua macroura isolate BioBank_ID:100142 chromosome 1, ASM2450914v1, whole genome shotgun sequence genome:
- the C1H5orf22 gene encoding UPF0489 protein C5orf22 homolog isoform X2: MNSSAQVLPFIYRAIGSKHLPASNISFVHLDSHPDLLIPVNMPADTVYDKEALFSELSIENWIMPAVYAGHISQVVWLHPHWAQQISEGKHSFLIGKDVSTTTIRVTGTDNYFLSDGLYVPADQLENQRPLNLHVILINPTQSSNSHKGNGEVRSAKRLKLNTDDTASATSASSVAPGDFDRFGDNIPSVKEKEIQNAGALNGAETLAEGSASSCLKKSECPIRDIAKDVCQVLQKGDAYVLDIDLDFFSVKNPFKEMYTQTEYELLQELYNFKKPHKNATEEDLLDCVENRVHQLEDLEAAFADLCDSDDEEILQKWASYPGMKPLVQLVHSLKTRMESPDYEMVHQAGLTCDYVELPHHVSTEDEIEGLIQSIRVLLTDLPKPTLVTVARSSLDDYCPSEQVDIIQEKVLDLLHSVYGSLDVHLDYSSPSSS, encoded by the exons ATGAACTCCAGCGCCCAG GTGCTGCCTTTCATCTATCGTGCTATTGGTTCAAAGCATCTTCCTGCCAGTAATATCAGTTTTGTTCATCTTGATTCCCATCCAGACCTTCTCATTCCTGTGAATATGCCTGCGGACACCGTATATGACAAAGAAGCTCTTTTTAG TGAATTAAGTATTGAAAACTGGATTATGCCAGCTGTTTATGCTGGCCATATTTCTCAAGTAGTGTGGCTTCACCCACACTGGGCTCAGCAGATCTCGGAAGGGAAACACAGTTTTCTAATTGGGAAAGATGTATCAACAACAACGATCAG GGTTACAGGCACAGATAATTACTTCTTAAGTGATGGTCTTTATGTTCCTGCTGATCAGCTAGAAAACCAGAGGCCTTTAAATTTGCACGTCATTCTCATCAATCCTACTCAATCATCAAACAGCCATAAAGGAAATGGCGAAGTAAGATCTGCTAAAAGACTGAAGCTAAACACAGATGACACAGCAAGTGCCACTTCTGCCTCTTCAGTGGCTCCTGGTGACTTTGATCGCTTTGGTGACAACATCCCGAgtgtgaaggaaaaggaaatacaaaatgcaGGTGCCCTAAATGGGGCAGAAACTTTGGCAGAGGGCTCAGCTTCAAGCTGTCTCAAAAAGAGTGAATGCCCAATAAGGGACATTGCTAAAGATGTCTGCCAAGTACTGCAGAAAGGGGATGCATATGTTTTGGACATcgacttagattttttttcagttaaaaatccatttaaagaaatgtaCACACAG acaGAATATGAGCTTTTGCAAGAGTTGTACAATTTCAAGAAGCCACATAAAAATGCAACAGAG GAAGACTTGCTGGATTGTGTTGAAAACCGTGTTCATCAGCTGGAAGATCTGGAAGCAGCATTTGCAGATTTGTGTGACAGTGATGACGAAGAAATCCTACAGAAATGGGCTTCGTATCCTGG AATGAAGCCACTTGTTCAGCTAGTTCACAGTTTGAAAACCAGGATGGAAAGCCCAGACTACGAAATG GTCCATCAGGCTGGTCTGACCTGTGATTATGTGGAGCTTCCTCACCATGTTAGTACTGAAGACGAAATCGAAGGCCTCATACAATCCATTAGAGTTCTACTGACAGATCTGCCCAAGCCCACACTGGTGACAGTTGCTCG atcaAGTTTGGATGACTACTGCCCTTCAGAGCAGGTTGACATCATTCAAGAGAAGGTTCTCGATTTACTACATTCAGTGTATGGCTCACTGGATGTGCACTTAGATTACTCAAGCCCTTCATCTTCTTAA
- the C1H5orf22 gene encoding UPF0489 protein C5orf22 homolog isoform X3: protein MPADTVYDKEALFSELSIENWIMPAVYAGHISQVVWLHPHWAQQISEGKHSFLIGKDVSTTTIRVTGTDNYFLSDGLYVPADQLENQRPLNLHVILINPTQSSNSHKGNGEVRSAKRLKLNTDDTASATSASSVAPGDFDRFGDNIPSVKEKEIQNAGALNGAETLAEGSASSCLKKSECPIRDIAKDVCQVLQKGDAYVLDIDLDFFSVKNPFKEMYTQTEYELLQELYNFKKPHKNATEEDLLDCVENRVHQLEDLEAAFADLCDSDDEEILQKWASYPGMKPLVQLVHSLKTRMESPDYEMVHQAGLTCDYVELPHHVSTEDEIEGLIQSIRVLLTDLPKPTLVTVARSSLDDYCPSEQVDIIQEKVLDLLHSVYGSLDVHLDYSSPSSS from the exons ATGCCTGCGGACACCGTATATGACAAAGAAGCTCTTTTTAG TGAATTAAGTATTGAAAACTGGATTATGCCAGCTGTTTATGCTGGCCATATTTCTCAAGTAGTGTGGCTTCACCCACACTGGGCTCAGCAGATCTCGGAAGGGAAACACAGTTTTCTAATTGGGAAAGATGTATCAACAACAACGATCAG GGTTACAGGCACAGATAATTACTTCTTAAGTGATGGTCTTTATGTTCCTGCTGATCAGCTAGAAAACCAGAGGCCTTTAAATTTGCACGTCATTCTCATCAATCCTACTCAATCATCAAACAGCCATAAAGGAAATGGCGAAGTAAGATCTGCTAAAAGACTGAAGCTAAACACAGATGACACAGCAAGTGCCACTTCTGCCTCTTCAGTGGCTCCTGGTGACTTTGATCGCTTTGGTGACAACATCCCGAgtgtgaaggaaaaggaaatacaaaatgcaGGTGCCCTAAATGGGGCAGAAACTTTGGCAGAGGGCTCAGCTTCAAGCTGTCTCAAAAAGAGTGAATGCCCAATAAGGGACATTGCTAAAGATGTCTGCCAAGTACTGCAGAAAGGGGATGCATATGTTTTGGACATcgacttagattttttttcagttaaaaatccatttaaagaaatgtaCACACAG acaGAATATGAGCTTTTGCAAGAGTTGTACAATTTCAAGAAGCCACATAAAAATGCAACAGAG GAAGACTTGCTGGATTGTGTTGAAAACCGTGTTCATCAGCTGGAAGATCTGGAAGCAGCATTTGCAGATTTGTGTGACAGTGATGACGAAGAAATCCTACAGAAATGGGCTTCGTATCCTGG AATGAAGCCACTTGTTCAGCTAGTTCACAGTTTGAAAACCAGGATGGAAAGCCCAGACTACGAAATG GTCCATCAGGCTGGTCTGACCTGTGATTATGTGGAGCTTCCTCACCATGTTAGTACTGAAGACGAAATCGAAGGCCTCATACAATCCATTAGAGTTCTACTGACAGATCTGCCCAAGCCCACACTGGTGACAGTTGCTCG atcaAGTTTGGATGACTACTGCCCTTCAGAGCAGGTTGACATCATTCAAGAGAAGGTTCTCGATTTACTACATTCAGTGTATGGCTCACTGGATGTGCACTTAGATTACTCAAGCCCTTCATCTTCTTAA
- the C1H5orf22 gene encoding UPF0489 protein C5orf22 homolog isoform X1 — translation MSGAEPGPGDASRPRGASRRHYPALPVWVVEDHQDVLPFIYRAIGSKHLPASNISFVHLDSHPDLLIPVNMPADTVYDKEALFSELSIENWIMPAVYAGHISQVVWLHPHWAQQISEGKHSFLIGKDVSTTTIRVTGTDNYFLSDGLYVPADQLENQRPLNLHVILINPTQSSNSHKGNGEVRSAKRLKLNTDDTASATSASSVAPGDFDRFGDNIPSVKEKEIQNAGALNGAETLAEGSASSCLKKSECPIRDIAKDVCQVLQKGDAYVLDIDLDFFSVKNPFKEMYTQTEYELLQELYNFKKPHKNATEEDLLDCVENRVHQLEDLEAAFADLCDSDDEEILQKWASYPGMKPLVQLVHSLKTRMESPDYEMVHQAGLTCDYVELPHHVSTEDEIEGLIQSIRVLLTDLPKPTLVTVARSSLDDYCPSEQVDIIQEKVLDLLHSVYGSLDVHLDYSSPSSS, via the exons ATGAGCGGAGCGGAGCCCGGGCCCGGCGATGcctcccggccccgcggggcctCCCGGCGGCATTACCCGGCCCTGCCCGTGTGGGTGGTGGAGGACCACCAGGAC GTGCTGCCTTTCATCTATCGTGCTATTGGTTCAAAGCATCTTCCTGCCAGTAATATCAGTTTTGTTCATCTTGATTCCCATCCAGACCTTCTCATTCCTGTGAATATGCCTGCGGACACCGTATATGACAAAGAAGCTCTTTTTAG TGAATTAAGTATTGAAAACTGGATTATGCCAGCTGTTTATGCTGGCCATATTTCTCAAGTAGTGTGGCTTCACCCACACTGGGCTCAGCAGATCTCGGAAGGGAAACACAGTTTTCTAATTGGGAAAGATGTATCAACAACAACGATCAG GGTTACAGGCACAGATAATTACTTCTTAAGTGATGGTCTTTATGTTCCTGCTGATCAGCTAGAAAACCAGAGGCCTTTAAATTTGCACGTCATTCTCATCAATCCTACTCAATCATCAAACAGCCATAAAGGAAATGGCGAAGTAAGATCTGCTAAAAGACTGAAGCTAAACACAGATGACACAGCAAGTGCCACTTCTGCCTCTTCAGTGGCTCCTGGTGACTTTGATCGCTTTGGTGACAACATCCCGAgtgtgaaggaaaaggaaatacaaaatgcaGGTGCCCTAAATGGGGCAGAAACTTTGGCAGAGGGCTCAGCTTCAAGCTGTCTCAAAAAGAGTGAATGCCCAATAAGGGACATTGCTAAAGATGTCTGCCAAGTACTGCAGAAAGGGGATGCATATGTTTTGGACATcgacttagattttttttcagttaaaaatccatttaaagaaatgtaCACACAG acaGAATATGAGCTTTTGCAAGAGTTGTACAATTTCAAGAAGCCACATAAAAATGCAACAGAG GAAGACTTGCTGGATTGTGTTGAAAACCGTGTTCATCAGCTGGAAGATCTGGAAGCAGCATTTGCAGATTTGTGTGACAGTGATGACGAAGAAATCCTACAGAAATGGGCTTCGTATCCTGG AATGAAGCCACTTGTTCAGCTAGTTCACAGTTTGAAAACCAGGATGGAAAGCCCAGACTACGAAATG GTCCATCAGGCTGGTCTGACCTGTGATTATGTGGAGCTTCCTCACCATGTTAGTACTGAAGACGAAATCGAAGGCCTCATACAATCCATTAGAGTTCTACTGACAGATCTGCCCAAGCCCACACTGGTGACAGTTGCTCG atcaAGTTTGGATGACTACTGCCCTTCAGAGCAGGTTGACATCATTCAAGAGAAGGTTCTCGATTTACTACATTCAGTGTATGGCTCACTGGATGTGCACTTAGATTACTCAAGCCCTTCATCTTCTTAA